The following proteins come from a genomic window of Elgaria multicarinata webbii isolate HBS135686 ecotype San Diego chromosome 10, rElgMul1.1.pri, whole genome shotgun sequence:
- the GATB gene encoding glutamyl-tRNA(Gln) amidotransferase subunit B, mitochondrial — protein sequence MAAPMMRRCRRWFRNGDLCVGNVAGLRGREGPVAASALCRSAAETTAKQNRDVPWVAVVGLEIHAQIWSNSKLFSSSQVQFSAPPNSLVSFFDASLPGTLPVLNRRCVEAAVTTSLALNCTINKKSLFDRKHYFYADLPAGYQITQQRLPIAVNGSLSYSLCVGKNQNEMVTKTVRIKQLQLEQDSGKSLHDDFRSQTLVDLNRAGVGLMEVVMEPDMCCGEEAAAAVRELQLILQALGSSQANMAEGQLRVDANVSVHRPGELYGVRTEVKNINSARFLAKAIDYEIQRQIEELENGGTILNETRAFDFKLGRTIAMRDKEGKQDYRFMPEPNLPPLILHDAKSLPVHASYQQVVNIDWLRERLPDLPSAKRAKLVERYGIQPQHSFTLLNEDGLMEFFETVVKATEMNPKKVIGWILNDMLGFLKQHSLAVKESPVSPLLLAELLNLLARGMISSSAAKQVLEEMWKGEGKTPALIVKEKKLELIQDQNELEHICQAVMEGHQKEVAEIKKGNQKVLNKLIGQVQRITRRRSDPILVKQILEKLLS from the exons ATGGCGGCCCCCATGATGCGGCGCTGCCGGCGTTGGTTTCGGAACGGGGATCTCTGCGTTGGGAATGTCGCCGGACTCCGTGGCCGGGAGGGTCCGGTGGCCGCTAGCGCGCTCTGCCGGAGTGCAGCGGAGACTACAGCGAAACAGAACCG TGATGTTCCCTGGGTAGCAGTTGTCGGCCTGGAAATTCATGCACAGATTTGGTCCAACTCAAAGCTTTTCTCCAGTTCACAAGTCCAGTTTTCAGCACCACCTAACTCTTTAGTATCATTCTTTGATGCTTCTCTACCAGGAACATTACCG GTCCTCAACAGGAGATGTGTAGAAGCAGCCGTGACAACGAGCCTTGCGCTGAACTGCACCATAAACAAGAAGTCCTTGTTTGACAGGAAACACTATTTCTATGCAGATCTGCCT GCTGGCTATCAGATCACCCAACAAAGACTTCCCATTGCTGTGAATGGGAGCTTGTCATATAGCCTGTGTGTAGGGAAAAACCAGAATGAAATGGTAACCAAGACTGTGAGGATCAAGCAGTTACAGCTGGAGCAAGACAGTGGAAAGAGCCTCCACGATGACTTCAGGAGCCAGACCCTTGTTGATTTGAACAGAGCAG GAGTTGGCCTCATGGAGGTTGTCATGGAGCCCGATATGTGCTGTGGGGAAGAAGCTGCTGCAGCggtgagagagcttcagcttatCCTGCAGGCTCTTGGGAGCAGCCAAGCAAACATGGCAG AGGGCCAGCTGAGAGTAGATGCCAACGTATCTGTACATCGTCCCGGGGAGCTATACGGAGTAAGGACTGAAGTGAAGAACATCAACAGTGCCCGATTTCTTGCGAAGGCAATAG aCTATGAAATACAGAGGCAAATTGAAGAGCTGGAGAACGGAGGGACTATTCTGAATGAAACTAGAGCCTTTGATTTTAAGCTTGG GCGCACCATAGCAATGAGGGATAAAGAAGGAAAACAGGATTATCG GTTCATGCCAGAGCCAAACCTTCCTCCATTGATTCTTCACGATGCGAAATCTTTGCCCGTTCACGCAAGCTATCAGCAAGTGGTGAACATTGATTGGCTCCGGGAGAGGCTTCCGGACCTCCCCAGTGCGAAGAGAGCAAAGCTTGTTGAACGCTATGGGATTCAGCCTCAACACAGTTTCACCTTATTG aaTGAagatggattaatggaattctttGAAACTGTGGTGAAAGCAACAGAAATGAATCCCAAAAAAGTAATTGGCTGGATTCTAAACGATATGCTTGGTTTTCTAAAACAACATAGCCTTGCAGTAAAAGAAAG TCCAGTCAGCCCTCTTCTTTTGGCTGAACTTCTGAACCTTCTAGCACGTGGGATGATTTCCTCTTCAGCAGCCAAACAA GTGTTGGAAGAGATgtggaagggagaagggaagacCCCAGCTCTGattgttaaagaaaaaaaacttgaACTGATCCAGGACCAGAATGAGCTTGAGCACATATGTCAGGCTGTGATGGAAGGCCATCAGAAAGAG